One region of Quercus lobata isolate SW786 chromosome 2, ValleyOak3.0 Primary Assembly, whole genome shotgun sequence genomic DNA includes:
- the LOC115974580 gene encoding rop guanine nucleotide exchange factor 1-like, whose product MGSVSSEDELERLSERFESYSISADVSESESSGGGFLGRPYYDHDCDSEPSSLAGPDFSDNSAFPAQVPVTLPVIGGRHVVIPAEDETEKPERELTELELMKERFAKLLLGEDMSGGGKGVCTALAISNAITNLSATVFGELWKLEPLAPQKKSMWCREMEWLLCVSDSIVELIPSVQEFPGGGTFEVMVTRPRSDLYVNLPALKKLDAMLLGILDGFHDSEFYYVDRGIIVAGTNDIDTYHLSTSPVRTSIRHQEKWWLPFPKVPPNGLSEDVRKKLQHSRECTNQILKAALAINSSVLAEMDIPVAYLDSLPKSGKACLGEIIYRYITAEQFSPECLLDYLDLSSEYTTLDIANRIEAAVHIWRQKYPKGHSIHAKAGKSSWGGKVKGFVGDIEKSKLLAYRAETLLQNLRLRFPGLPQTALDMSKIQYNKDVGQSILESYSRVMESLAFNIMARIDDLLYVDDATKQRAAAESASLYDRERFGCSLPKQKWMSQSPFSTQHSPCASPFAIPAFHSSQTAGSPSRRTHHAVKSLRGNMSSSASSP is encoded by the exons ATGGGGAGTGTTTCGTCAGAAGATGAGCTCGAACGATTGAGCGAGCGCTTCGAGAGCTACAGTATCAGTGCGGACGTCAGCGAGTCCGAGAGTTCCGGTGGTGGCTTTTTGGGTCGGCCCTACTACGATCACGATTGCGATTCAGAGCCTTCTTCGCTCGCCGGACCAGACTTCTCCGATAATTCAGCTTTTCCGGCGCAGGTTCCGGTGACTTTGCCGGTGATTGGCGGCAGACACGTCGTGATTCCGGCGGAGGACGAGACTGAGAAACCGGAGAGAGAGTTAACTG AATTAGAGTTGATGAAAGAGCGGTTTGCTAAGCTTCTGCTCGGAGAAGATATGTCAGGTGGAGGGAAGGGAGTTTGTACTGCTCTTGCTATCTCTAATGCCATCACAAATCTCTCTG CTACTGTGTTTGGAGAGCTGTGGAAGCTGGAACCATTGGCTCCACAGAAGAAATCAATGTGGTGTCGAGAAATGGAATGGCTTTTATGTGTGAGTGACTCCATTGTAGAGCTCATTCCATCTGTGCAAGAATTCCCAGGTGGTGGGACCTTTGAGGTTATGGTAACTCGGCCTCGTTCAGACCTATATGTGAACCTTCCGGCACTCAAAAAACTAGATGCAATGCTGCTTGGCATTCTTGATGGGTTTCATGATTCTGAGTTTTATTATGTTGATCGTGGGATAATTGTTGCTGGAACTAATGACATAGATACATATCATTTATCTACATCCCCTGTTAGAACTTCAATTAGGCATCAAGAGAAATGGTGGCTCCCCTTCCCTAAGGTCCCACCAAATGGCTTATCTGAAGATGTAAGGAAAAAATTGCAGCACTCCAGGGAATGCACAAATCAGATCCTTAAGGCTGCCTTGGCAATTAATAGCAGTGTTCTGGCTGAGATGGATATCCCAGTTGCTTACTTGGACAGCTTGCCCAAG AGTGGAAAAGCTTGTTTAGGAGAAATCATATATCGTTACATTACTGCCGAGCAATTCTCCCCCGAGTGCCTTCTTGATTATTTAGATCTTTCATCAGAGTACACCACTCTGGATATAGCAAACAGGATTGAGGCTGCTGTGCACATTTGGAGGCAGAAGTATCCAAAAGGTCATTCAATTCATGCAAAGGCTGGAAAGTCATCATGGGGTGGCAAGGTTAAGGGCTTTGTAGGTGATATAGAAAAGAGTAAGCTTCTAGCATATCGGGCTGAGACCCTCTTACAGAATTTAAGGCTACGGTTCCCCGGCCTCCCACAGACTGCTTTGGACATGAGCAAGATTCAGTATAATAAG GATGTTGGGCAGTCAATCCTTGAGAGCTATTCCAGAGTGATGGAGAGCTTAGCCTTCAACATAATGGCAAGGATTGATGATCTCCTATATGTAGATGATGCCACTAAGCAACGTGCAGCAGCAGAGTCAGCTTCTCTGTATGACCGGGAACGGTTTGGTTGTTCTCTTCCCAAACAGAAGTGGATGTCACAGAGCCCCTTCTCAACTCAACACTCACCGTGTGCTTCTCCATTTGCAATACCAGCATTCCATTCCAGTCAAACAGCTGGAAGCCCCAGTAGAAGGACGCATCATGCTGTAAAGAGTTTGAG AGGAAATATGTCATCGAGTGCTTCGAGTCCTTAA